In the genome of Dioscorea cayenensis subsp. rotundata cultivar TDr96_F1 chromosome 1, TDr96_F1_v2_PseudoChromosome.rev07_lg8_w22 25.fasta, whole genome shotgun sequence, one region contains:
- the LOC120261556 gene encoding basic blue protein-like encodes MTMGRGSCTKVTLIVMLVIIWSPIESYAASHVVGDNQGWGFSVSYSDWAKGKSFASGDTLVFNYQPGLHNVVLVTAAGYKNCKAPGAAEAATSGNDNLTLKKGANYFICSIPGHCSAGMKLQVVAE; translated from the exons ATGACCATGGGAAGAGGCAGTTGCACAAAAGTCACACTCATTGTCATGCTGGTCATCATCTGGTCACCAATTGAGTCCTATGCAGCCAGCCATGTTGTGGGTGATAATCAGGGATGGGGTTTCTCAGTGTCTTACTCAGACTGGGCCAAGGGAAAGAGCTTTGCCTCAGGAGATACACTTG TTTTCAACTACCAACCTGGTCTGCACAATGTGGTGCTAGTAACTGCTGCAGGTTACAAAAACTGCAAGGCCCCAGGAGCTGCTGAGGCAGCAACTTCAGGCAATGACAACCTCACTTTGAAAAAAGGAGCGAATTACTTCATTTGCAGCATTCCAGGCCACTGCTCTGCAGGGATGAAACTCCAGGTAGTAGCAGAGTAA